The proteins below come from a single Perca flavescens isolate YP-PL-M2 chromosome 8, PFLA_1.0, whole genome shotgun sequence genomic window:
- the morf4l1 gene encoding mortality factor 4-like protein 1, with the protein MAPKQDPKPKFQEGERVLCFHGPLLYEAKCVKINIKDKQIKYFIHYSGWNKNWDEWVPESRVLKYVDSNLQKQKELQRANQDHYVEGRMRGAAPNKKIPPAPQKNDVKTKKNKQKIPGAGEGTSSGGDPTHPPRKKRARVDPTVESEETFINRVEVKVKIPEELKPWLVDDWDLITRQKQLFHLPAKKNVDAVLEDYANYKKSRGNSDSKEFAVNEVVAGIREYFSVMLGTQLLYKFERPQYADILANHPDTSMSQIYGAPHLLRLFVRIGAMLAYTPLDEKSLALLLSYLQDFLKYLVKNSASLFNASDYEVAPPEYHRKAV; encoded by the exons ATGGCGCCGAAACAGGACCCGAAACCTAAATTTCAAGAAG GTGAAAGAGTGCTGTGTTTTCATGGGCCATTGCTCTACGAAGCTAAG TGTGTTAAGATAAACATCAAGGACAAACAAATCAAATACTTTATTCATTACAGTGGTTGGAATAAGAA TTGGGACGAATGGGTTCCTGAGAGCAGAGTGCTTAAGTATGTGGACAGTAATCTGCAGAAACAGAAAGAGCTTCAGAGGGCCAATCA AGACCATTATGTAGAAGGAAGAATGAGGGGTGCTGCGCCGAATAAGAAGATACCTCCTGCACCGCAGAAAAATGATGT gaaaaccaaaaagaacaaacaaaaga TTCCTGGTGCAGGAGAAGGCACTAGTTCAGGAGGAGACCCGACCCACCCTCCACGAAAGAAGAGGGCACGTGTTGACCCAACTGTTGAAAGT GAGGAGACCTTCATAAATCGAGTGGAGGTTAAAGTAAAAATCCCTGAGGAGCTGAAACCATGGCTTGTGGATGACTGGGACCTGATTACACGGCAAAAACAG CTTTTCCACCTACCTGCCAAAAAGAATGTGGATGCAGTCCTTGAAGATTATGCAAACTACAAGAAATCAAGAGGAAACTCTGACAGCAA GGAGTTTGCTGTGAACGAGGTGGTTGCTGGTATCCGGGAATATTTCAGTGTCATGCTGGGGACACAACTTCTCTACAAATTTGAGAGGCCGCAGTACGCAGACATCCTGGCCAACCACCCAGATACATCTATGTCTCAAATCTACGGTGCCCCTCACCTACTCAGACTCTTTG TGAGAATTGGAGCTATGCTGGCGTACACTCCCCTGGATGAGAAGAGCCTTGCACTGTTGCTCAGTTATCTACAAGACTTCCTCAA GTATCTTGTGAAGAACTCTGCATCGCTCTTCAATGCAAGTGACTATGAAGTTGCCCCTCCAGAGTACCACCGCAAGGCAGTTTAA